TCGTCTAAACTCGGTGAAGTCGTGTGAACTGCTTGAACTTGCGTCGACCGCGAAGAACTCGACGAACTTTCGCTGTGATTCTCGCCGAACGAATGATTCTCTAAATATTGACAAACTTTATTCCGACTCATTTCCCATTTCGTCgctgtaaaaacatgaaatgttCAGTTAGAAAATGGCCATGACTGATAATGAATGGATGACAGAGTTGTTACAGAGAATCAGAAATTGCCCGATATTTCTAAGATTGAAATATAAGTATTTTCAGTGTGGGttgtttcttttcaagaggttccttgtgccactcatcaccagcaaTAACGACATAACACAGAATaatcaaattccctgagtttcaAATTGAGTTAGAATTCCCCGTTAGAAAATTAAATCCGGAATTTCTTGATCTCTAAGGGACGTAGACGAAgggttctataaatatgatcGTGGTTACCTGAGCGTTTTGAACTGGTTACACTaggagcgccacctataaACCGCGCTGGTCTCAGGATACCAGTCGTCGATGACGGATTGAACAccgaagatgatgaattactGATATTACTTTGATTGGAAAACGAACCACCTGAAAAATAATACATCACAGACATATATTACAGATATTACATCCGACTTACGAATGGTTTACTGTATATTCAGTAATCAATAAAAGCTTCTatgtataaatgaatgaattaccGAGGTTTGATTTCGGATATGGTATTGTATTTGATGTTGTTGATGACGGCCGACCGAGGGACATGGACTCGAAATATCTCGCCACAGAATTCGAACCAGATTTGTCTGTAAAATTGCTGTGATGATTGTTTTCTGTTAATAGAGGAGCCGCTGCAGCTGCCTgcttgaaagaaaaaatataaacagTCGGTAAATTTTAGCTGATGAAACCATATACAATTTACCGACGTAACAAACTTCCTATTTGAAGTTGAACTTACGTTTCCAAACAAATTCTTGCGCAAGATTTTATCCTGAGaatcaatttcttctttcacCAGTTCCCTGCACATGCTACACAATTCATAGCTCTTTTCGATTTGCATCTGGAATTTTTGTATCTCCAAATCATAGTTATCCTGCAAgatcatcatttgaattctatATCACTAGTGTAGGGATGAAGCAGTAAAAAATCAATCCAAGACTCATGTGTTTGAATGTGGCTAGAGTTTCTTTCTTGATTAAAAGTACAACTCTGACCTCTCTCCCTTTGGTCAAGACAAAGAGCATAGCTCTGTGGTTTGAGGGGAAAAGAATCACTGAATCTGCTAATAATGCTTGTAGTAACATTCAGCCGATTGAGCAGATGAAAAGAAGAATTGCTTGGTATAAAAACCACCCAGAAAAAACTCAATGAAACTAAAAGATTACCTCATTGTAAGGAACATAGTTCGCTAACTGTCGAACTTTCAGCGTTTGTTTCTGATTACAGCTGTGACAAAGCTTCTTCGCGCACGTGCTAAATTTATCTGATGATCGACAAGAAGAAGGCGGAGACTGATGATTGACAGACGTAAATTCTTTGAACTGAGCCATAATCGGCCGGTTATAATCACCATCCTGAATCAGAAACAAATATAGTCAATGTCATACTTAAGCAGGTCCGTACCTGTGGCTAGCTCATTAGTCTAGtatctagccgttgttcctcaaACAGTTGTAGGAGACCGTAACAACATCTGGTATTCAGACAAGCTAGCTGATAGCACCAAGCTTCACTTTAATAGACTTTGAACTACTCCCTAAAAAAGATTACCTAGAACAGAAAAACCACATCTTAAAAGGATTTTGAGTTTAAGAGATATGTTTTACCTCAGTAAAGCCATTATATTGATTGCATGAAGGACAATTCCAACTGTTGATGTTACTGTATAAAACAGTGGTGTCTTCCTGGCAAAACCAACAATTCACTTCAACTTGACGTCTCGGCCTAAAAGTGGTAAACAAAGAAATATTACTGAGGAAAtattaattttcattgaaaattgaataaaatccgCGGGTCCGCAGGCGTCGTCGTGCTGCTCttattttacctgataaaagtGACATAAATCAAACGAATGAACGTCATCGTAATTCCTAAAATACACGTTAACGCCAACGAAGCGAGTAACATGTGAGAATAGTCGTTAAAATCGACAGAAAACATGATTTTGGactgattttaaaattcttcgTGCCGGTGAATAATCGACCGCATCACCACCTGGTGGCGGGAATCAGAAGTtgattaggttcgaatcctgcaaAATCCACATGAACATCATAACGTTCACTCTCTTGATAACGTATTTATTAATTCAAGATTCTAATCAAGttgatgaattgattttattcttaaaatatgaatattttttctttcacgatttggaatatttttcgtGAAACATTCTGCGCTTATGAAAAAGGTCAATGTTCCATGAATAGACGGGAGTGAAATAATTaagttttattaaaattattgCTTAGATAACGAACTGTACGGGTAATAAATCCTTTCAACATCTAAATATAGGTTATCGTTTTCTATAGAAAAGGTTTTTTCGTGAAGACAGCTCAATTTCTGGGCAAAAATGCCATAAATCTATCCACGGAACCCAAAAAATTCAATCCAATTCCAAATGTAGATAATTTATTACgcactttttcaattttattcgtACATGGAAAAAAGTGTAATAGATTCTCAAAAACATCCGATAAAATGTTAGTCTCCGGTTTTTCTgatgaataattaattgttATCCGCTATGATTTGTAGAAGCGTAGAAAACTGATTGCGTTAAGAAATAATGGGTAAATCATCGAAGGACAAACGAGATGTTTATTACAGGTTGGCTAAAGAGGAAGGATGGAGAGCTAGAAGTGCATTTAAATTATTGCAAATTGATgaagaattcaatattttcaaaggTAGCttctatttttgaagaaataaatgaatcattAAAATTGCTTAACTACAATTAATGTTTCCTGATTTCCTAGGTGTTCAGAAAGTTGTAGATCTGTGCGCCGCCCCGGGAAGTTGGAGTCAAGTACTTGCAAGAAAAATACGGTAATTCATCTGATTGATGTGAAAAATTGAGAGAGATGAAAACGTGCCAAAAATTCAAGAGAAGTGTCTAAAAATATTATGATCCCTATTAATGCCATGAAAAAATATGGTAAAGTATTTTGTtgtaaaaaaatgttcaaatagccaattttaatgaattaaacAATATGAAAACTACTGAGGTCATTAATTTCACCCCTGCCTCAAGTGcgtgagtgtgtgtgtgtgtgtgactGGTtgcaaaactgtggaacttaaTCCAGAACCATAGAattgggtccagaactgtggaaccgaatCCAGGAATTGGGTTCATAAGTGTGGAAttgaatttcttatttcatgaTAGTAAACTATTTTCTAGGGGTGAAGGTAGCAGTGTAGATGAAAATGTGCGAATTGTTGCAGTAGATCTACAAGCGATGGCTCCAATTCCAGGAATCATACAGATACAGGGTGATATAACCAAGGTAGGCCTTTCTTttccttatatatatatataccataAAATCCCGCACACTAAGAATGCAAAAAAGGGCCCTAAATATTTCCATGAGCTAGTGTAGGAATACCTATTATTCCTGATATCAAGCAATGAACTAATGCCTTATACCAggtattcctgaaaatgacgtAGTAGGGTATGGTCGTAAAAAGATTGAATAAACAACTATCTCAGGGAAAAATTTCGAACTCATGTTTCATTATGATTGTGAGGctttattttgtcattacaacATGGACAGTGTTTCATTAATGTCTAGTTACTACAGTCAACATCAGGGTTGACTGTACcggtatttctatttttatctGCTATTCAGTAATTCGATCCTCTTTCTAatagatatctatattaattaATTAGGTGTCTACTGCTTCGGAGATAATTAGTCAATTCGAAGGAGATCATGCTGATCTGGTAGTCTGTGACGGTGCTCCTGATGGTGAGTTAGAGTATTGGGGATTCGTGGGGAATGCAAGAATTGACCAGGTGTTGCTAGTACACATTCGGACAACAAAGCCAGATTTCTTCTCggattcaattgaaatttatcCACAATTTCCCAACTTCTACAAATGATGAAAAGAAATGCGTTATAAAACCCTAAAAATCACTCAGTTTATAAAGCCCGATGTTTTATGCGTAAGGATAAGGTAAATTAGATTATGATTGAACTGTCCTATGCACACAGTGGCATAGCTTAGCCGGTGCATTTCAGGATTCTCATTTTACCATTTATAAAACcagttttcaaatcatcttcaGTAATAGTTGTTtgtgaatttgttttttagtCACTGGTTTACACGATATCGATGAATATATTCAAGCTCAGTTGCTGTTAGCTGTAAGTTTTTCTCCACTACTTGCCTTCTGTTACCTTCAAAGCACCAAGTCTATATCAGCGAACTCATTCAGTCTTATTCTCGGCCTGAACCAACATTTCAGCTACCCGGTATCCAATTTTAGCGTGAGAAAATTTTCATGGATTGCTCCTAGACTTTGGAATAAGCATATTGACTCTCCACAACTTTGTTTTACATGGAACACTGTGCTATACAAggactattattattatcattataattattattgttattgctTTTAGTATTATTACTgcagaatgaaatatttctatttcaggcTTTAAATATCACAACACATGTATTAAAACCTGGTGGAACATTCGTCGCGAAGGTACGTTGAATTCATTCACTAACTCCCGATTCTTACTGATCAGGAAATCCAaaattttctgatatttcCCTAATTTTCTTTGATCCTCGACCAAAAATCAGATTACATTAATTATATCTATCTACTTAATAACCCAAGTGGAGGCTGTtccttatcaagaggttccttttTCCACTgatcaccagcaagaacaagacatcgaaaattcaaattcactgaATTTTCCCCcgattttcaagaaaacagACAGAATTCCCTGATGTCATGCAGTCTGTATAGATATTATATTAAACTTTCGTGTAACTTGCAAtgattttcagatatttcgCGGTAAAGACGTCACCCTGTTGTACTCGcagttgaaaatattttttccattGGTCACGATCGCAAAACCGAGAAGTAGCCGAAACTCGAGTATAGGTAAGTTATACGCAGTGTAGTCATTTCAGTTGAAACCTGAggattgaaattttttctatttggaATTCAAACCTTCTTTTCGCTTTAAGGAATTTATTGTTCATTTCAGAGGCTTTCGTCGTGTGTCAGAATTATTCCCCGCCTGAGGGGTACGTGCCGAACATGTCTAATCCACTGCTCGATAATCATTACGGtatgttttgatttataactACAGGGTTCTTACGGATCAGGGATTATCTGAGAATTCTGACTTGGTTAATCGGGCAAAAATCCTGCAATTTGAATTTCTGGTCTATTGTTGTTCTCGTTGATGACGAGTGGCACGAGTAATCATCTGATTTCAGAAGCAGCCTCGATTGaaaatatcttatgatttaatcAGACAATTTTTTGTCAATGATCAGGGAAAATCAAAGACACATCAGGGAATTTTGGTTTACTGTAGCTTCCTGTATTATATCAGTATTTCTACTTTGTCATGATTTCCTAGTCAGTAATTGTCGGTAATTGTTGCGTATTCGATGCACACCTATAACCAGTGATTTGGATGACGTTTTGTATTCGGATAGTACGATCGGTACCCTTCAGTTTATTTCTTGATTATCTTTAAAAAATCCTAGACATCCCCGACAACTGTAGATGAATTCGGATTTGCTTGCCATCCACTTATACTGGAGTATACTACTTTCATCGAGCTGAACTTCTTTGACTTATGTTATTTTGGGTTTCGATTTTCGTATCGGTAATAAATCTCTACGTGTGACAACAGATGTGTAAAGTCTCAGGTCTCAGTTAGTAATATGATACCACTTTCCTGTATGTCAGACGAGAGAGTGCGCGCTATGAAATATCAGTAGGATAGGATTCGTCATTGAAATACTTACAGTATTACCAGTTATATGTAGTGTGAATGAGTGAGTGGTGCTAATCTATACAATAACTGTTGACATTTCCCTAGTTTATGATTGTGATATTCTCGTCACGTATAAACACAGCACAGTCCAGTTTCATCTTACAGTTAAAATCTCATTTTTTGGGGGTTGGGCTGTTCGTTAGTAGGTAGGTCAACCGATATGACCGATCAATTGATGCATTATTCTCAACGATGAGCACAATGATTAAtcataataaataatcataatgaataatcacgataaaatgatgatatatcaGTCTATTCAGTCTAAAAGTTCTTAATTTTCTTCGAAGATGGAATTCTGATAAATCTggaatcttttgaaatatcatccGAAGTAATTCCTTGCACAATTTTGCCGATTTTTAGCGAAGttttattggttacttcaaGATTGTAATATGCACAACAATCAATACCTTAAACTCTTAGTTAAACTGGATCCATTTTTGAACAGTTTTACGCAAGAACTTTTTTCATTGTCAAGTTTTTTAAAGCGAAGTGCTGATTTATTTCAGATGCTGATTTCAACCAACTCGAAGGCGTCAATCGAGTGATCGTCCCGTTTTTAGCTTGCGGGGATCTGAGTGCTTATGATTCGGATAAGACTTACCCACTGGAGGTATGTACGCCTATAATTTCTAACTACAGATAAGTAGAACCTACTGATGCTCGTCTAGTCGGgatcagaaatgaaaaatggtcGCTCAGCAAacaatgaactgtttatttatttttgattattggTAGAAcggaaattagaaaaaaagtcTGGATGAATTTTCTTTGACCGAGGAAATTCTAGGATTTCAGGAAATTAATTGGCTATCACCAGCGGTTGCATGAGGGGGTCGTGTTAAAGGAGGTTATGGGCTGATAAAACTTGGCCTCGCCTTAATAAAGTGGAATAGTAAATCACATTTTCGTTGTacgaaatttgattttgtctccaaatttaattaattggaaTTCATTCTCGAAAAAAATGAGGAAACAAATTTACGAGATCAAAGGATTTTAACGGATGATTAATTTTCTAGAGACAAaagaaaaatcttgaaattcaGTTTTTAAGCGATGGTTTTCCAAAATGTTACGGGCTCGGATTCATTGGTTTCAAATTCCCGTCGCGGTTTCCTAATACTGCAAGCAGATCAGATCTCGCAGGCACACGATTTAGATGATTAATTAATGCGATTATTTGCGAAAGAAATTTCAATGTTCGTTTCCAGTTTCGATCGATTCGATTACGCAATTCGCCTGGATCGCATTGTCTCGTGTGCAGCGCGGTGAATGGAACTGGCGGTAAATCCTCGCGTAATCGTTACAACGATTCGAACCtcaggggaccagaaaatatgctTTTTGTTTCTTAGTTTGATTTCGCTTTATTTCGTGTGGATGTTTAGTTTTCCAGAAGACTAACCCGATGAATTGTTCCTTGTCTATAACCTACGTTGTCTCTTCGTTTTAAAGACCGTGTTGTAGCCTCTAGTTCAATATGTCCCGTATGAAATTACTGAAAATTGTCCTATTAGAGACGAACTTTTGGTTCGTAATAACCGATAAATCTTTATATCCGAGGTCGttttaacgaggttccacccGACGACCGTAATTCTCGATTCGATCATATCTAAATGAAACTGAAACTTATTCCAGAATGCGTGCTTATGTGTGCACCATAGCGCGGGCTTCCGTATCCGTCATCATCCACTGGCGGTTATCGGATGACGAGTAGGCTTTAGAATCGTCGAGTAGACCTGCGGTGAATCATCTAGACCGACTTAGTTATTCGGTACTTCGGGTCATGTTTTCTTCCTCGAATGACCGTTACGTTAAAAGGAGTGGTGGTTTCTTCCAAGTCGAGATgaactacatgtattttgaataATGCATCAATCAGTGAAATCATATCTGGTTTCGTCGAGAGAAGTTCGTCTTACCGTTTTATGTACTTTTTCGACGTTGACTCCATTCGTCATGTTGCGCTAGTTTCCTATCAGACGTTACCGACCTCGAACACTGTTTCATAACCTGCAGTGCCTGCTTCATCCGGTTCATTTCGGGCCATTGATATCTcggggtggccacttacctggtaATCCgggaattttcatttcttcaaaaaagtcggggaattttgttaaaaaaaaGAGCTAGATGTCAggaaaatttgttgagataaCTAGATCGCACGTGATATCAAACAGTTTTAGTCCATGTCTTATGTATTTGACTgtattaattgattggatcTATAgtagatcaagtcagggaaaacgaCGTGCTTGTAAGGGTATAGTCAGGGAAAACGCAAGTCGAGTGAAAGTGGCTACCCTGAAGTAATCCGATTTATGAACAACACAGAtcacatatacatgtaccatGTATTTTAGATGCAgattaattaatgatattcGGATAAGATCGGGGATACGGATTAAAAAGATCTGAATTAAGCGCGTTTGAAATTCTATGTGAGGTTTATGTTTGAATTTCGtaatttgttttgtttcagCTGGAACCCGGTAAATCGTACACGTATCACCCACCGACTCAGGAACCGATTACTCCGCCGTATAAACAAGCGTGTCACCTGCGGAAACACGATCAACTCGTAAAATCGAGCAGCGCATCTCCCCGAACTCAAACCATCTCGACAACAGCCAGCGAGCCGTCGCAACTCGCTGATATCACCGAGGACTCACTAGAGGGAGCTGTCGGAGGCGTTGATAGTATTACAATATCTAATGATTGACGGGACCTTAAATTGTCGTCTGGGAATCTCTGTCAAGTTGGTGAACCTTGTTTCATTAGAGCCAAGCGGTAATCCGTGTTGCACGCCCCGCTACCGGTGTCCTGTGTTGTAAACAATGATGTTCAAGTTAATTTTCGAATTATTCGATGTAGATTGTCTAAAACTACGTGAATCGTATTAggctgaaaaatgatattgtatgaatgttaaaagaaaaacaagatttctgagaattatatagaataattcttttgaaatgaatgttgTTTTTGTTAGTGGTGCTCGGTGATACATTTATATCGATGAAATAGAGATCTACTCTACAGATATATCGGACCTAGTCAGAAAGCCCTTTTCCAGGTAGAATAGACCATCGATCGTTTATCGTTGATAACCGCGATGAAAGCGAGATCCCAGCTCTCTACCGTCCTACGCTGTAGGTGAAAGACTAACACTGCGGGTAAATCACAGAAATCCAATCGAACAGTTATATTTTAccaagaaaatatcaatttcattggCCGATAAGTTTTTAGATAAATGTTCGGCAAATGGTCTCCGTGAAACGACGACACCTCACCATACGGAGCGACCCACTCTCACTATCGTGTTCAATTTCCGTCGACGTCTCAgctttttcagaatttttgtCTCGTACGTCTGAGAAAAAGAACAAACAAAATACATCTTACATCATAGTTCATGAAACAGTTGAGATTAAAGCAGATAATCtatattaaaagtaaaatTTACGTATTCGAAATAGAGATAACGTTTGAGATTCTAATGAGTACTAAAACCTTCGACCGTTAAATTCATTCGACTGATCATCCAACCATGGAGTACATCTAATTCAATGATGATCATCCAACTTTGGAGTTGttcaatgattactccaagaccTAACTATCTGCATATACAATCTacacttcgatttcaaaatcaaactccCCTCAGTTCCCGACGAGATGTGATGAATTCGTAAGGAGCACCTAATCAAATCCTAGGGACATTCATCCCTTTATTTCAAGATAGACACAAAACCTATTTCACTTCATCTCTGAATTTACACAACTGAGCATtcgataatgaataaatacaacGTGTGGGCGATGaatttaaacttaaaaatgCACCTTATTCATATAACATACCGTGGTAGAATTACAGCTTCAATAGCTAGAAGTGAAATAGGGAAATAAGTTGCCTGCAGGATAAACCACACCTCTTAGTAGTTCacatataaaaagaattataaGAATTCAGTGTATATACACAAAGTATATCCGGGtgtatttaaaaataaataattcagataaaaaacaaTGCACTGAATATCTATATGGAATATGAATACGTAGGAAACGCCTTCAATTTTTTGTAGATTCAATAAAAACTGAACTTCAccggttttttttctattttcgataTTACCTCATCGCAGTAGGTCAACGGGCCAATGATCTTTGGATAGGACACTTTTTGTATATAACCCGGGCAGCACGGGGCGTCGCAGACAGTGACGTCACGGAACTTCTTCCATCCTCGCATGCAGCAtagaaactgaaatgaatattgaaaaggGATCATCTTTCATCGGCAGTTCTGTAGCTACTTTTTGTAGATATACGAATGAAATTCAGCAGTTATACAGAAAGCTAGCTGATTTCTTGAGCTATATCTTATCATCATATTCAGGAATGCCGAATATTCCTGATGATGACTTAAGGATAAAGTCCAATGAAATATAGGCTGAGAAAACTTTTCGGAttcgtatttcttttttattatttttggttttgtctttCATCACGGTTTGTAACCCGGTAAGAGTCGCGTTTCACCGAGATTCcattagaaaatagaaaaaatgacCCGATTATGATTTTAACTTGGCACCTTTCTGGGTGAAATTTCTCTTCCTGAGGTATAGACGAGAAATGTGGCGGCGGTGGCGGCGGCAATCAACGACGAGAAAAAAGGTGAATCCATCATGAAACCGTGGATTCATTGTACCCGAATCATGCATTGATGATCCCTGTCGAGTGCCATTCATTAGTGAGTGACGAAATAAATGACTTGTATCGTCAATAATCGTCACTGAAAGTCGATGGTTTTGCGGAGGAGGAGATCAACTTGCATCTCAAATCATCGGACTATTTAACTGATGTCATATTGTCCACAAATTTACTCAAATATTCTAAAACGATTTAGTTTCTACTGTGTTAATTTGGGTATGATCGACTAAATTTGAGATTGACGTCGACTAGCTTTATTGGTtgcaaattgaaattagatatATATTACACTATACTAATACGatattaaaatttgtaatattataaagaaaaatctgaaatattacAACAATAAACAGAATGTGATATGTAATGAATGATTCTAATACGACAGCAACGATCGAAAAACTTCATGAGACGAacttttaattcatttcagttAAGGAACAAAATATTATTGCACGCCAAAAATCCACGTACAAAACTGATATTTGATCGTTTGATCTGACGCGAAAAATTAACAAATGTATGATTTATTTACCTGGTCGTCCGCATTGGCATCGTTCCAGGTGAAGACAACGAGGAAAGAACAGAATAAAATCCAAGTCAATTTGCTGCTTCTTCTGGAAAACATCACTTCCCGGTCAACTAAATTAACTAATCGTCAATGTCAAATTCGAAGTATTCCTTCAAATACTAATTTACGGTGTTCGCAGCAGCTGCAGTACTAACACTTATAATTTCGGACGGACCATCGTGAGGCGATTTTCTCAGAATAATTGGCGCAACGCGACCGCCGACCACAATTCGTGTGTCGTCGATTTTCAGTAGTGCTGCGTGGGAACGAATACCGCGGTAGCGGTGTGCGCGGGACCGTCAAGAGAGTCACATATCACAACTCTAGCGACTGTACTATAGTATTCGTCATCAATAGTTCCCGCGTGATGCAATCCGTGATAACTCCGAGCTAAAAATAATGCACCGGGCAACAAAACGATGGAAGTACTGTTTAATGGCACGCTGCATTTtccattgataaaaccagacGTTTAGTTTCCGGTGATACAATCAATGAGGATGATCATTTACAATATTCCCCGCCCGTTAATGGGAAATAGTATTTACACACGATTACGATGGCATATACCACGGCTATCACACAAACAAACTACTATGAATAGAGGTAGCCACTTTGCGCTGCTTTTGATCAGTGAGAGATCGATTGATATTTTAACTGCTAGAGCATGCTAGATTCAAAACCGTTTTAGATTTGCCGATGGGACACTCTGAGCGGACACAGCGCTGTTGAATTGGGCCAATGCGGTTGGGGATTATGTGGCAGTATGGCTTGGTCCCTGTTGAGtaggagggggagggggtcaaATCCCGGGCATGACTCGAGCTGAAGACTATTTTTGATCCAGTGATGATCATCACCATGTCTCTCCTCAATTGAGTAAGagttttttttatgaaaatctgtctattgacGGGGTTTTATTCTTCGACCATG
This Tubulanus polymorphus chromosome 7, tnTubPoly1.2, whole genome shotgun sequence DNA region includes the following protein-coding sequences:
- the LOC141908845 gene encoding uncharacterized protein LOC141908845, coding for MFSVDFNDYSHMLLASLALTCILGITMTFIRLIYVTFIRPRRQVEVNCWFCQEDTTVLYSNINSWNCPSCNQYNGFTEDGDYNRPIMAQFKEFTSVNHQSPPSSCRSSDKFSTCAKKLCHSCNQKQTLKVRQLANYVPYNEDNYDLEIQKFQMQIEKSYELCSMCRELVKEEIDSQDKILRKNLFGNAAAAAPLLTENNHHSNFTDKSGSNSVARYFESMSLGRPSSTTSNTIPYPKSNLGGSFSNQSNISNSSSSVFNPSSTTGILRPARFIGGAPSVTSSKRSATKWEMSRNKVCQYLENHSFGENHSESSSSSSRSTQVQAVHTTSPSLDESLASVHSRITSLEANSWMKSTFIQILLGVSIGVNFSIAGYFIFHNSKNFNSLFDFS
- the LOC141908669 gene encoding tRNA (cytidine(32)/guanosine(34)-2'-O)-methyltransferase-like, yielding MGKSSKDKRDVYYRLAKEEGWRARSAFKLLQIDEEFNIFKGVQKVVDLCAAPGSWSQVLARKIRGEGSSVDENVRIVAVDLQAMAPIPGIIQIQGDITKVSTASEIISQFEGDHADLVVCDGAPDVTGLHDIDEYIQAQLLLAALNITTHVLKPGGTFVAKIFRGKDVTLLYSQLKIFFPLVTIAKPRSSRNSSIEAFVVCQNYSPPEGYVPNMSNPLLDNHYDADFNQLEGVNRVIVPFLACGDLSAYDSDKTYPLELEPGKSYTYHPPTQEPITPPYKQACHLRKHDQLVKSSSASPRTQTISTTASEPSQLADITEDSLEGAVGGVDSITISND
- the LOC141909277 gene encoding uncharacterized protein LOC141909277; the protein is MFSRRSSKLTWILFCSFLVVFTWNDANADDQFLCCMRGWKKFRDVTVCDAPCCPGYIQKVSYPKIIGPLTYCDETYETKILKKLRRRRKLNTIVRVGRSVW